The genomic stretch AATAGAACACAGTAACTACAAACTCAGTCGCTGAGAGGAACATTTCCTGGAACAGACGTGTAAAGTTATATATGGATGAACTTTTTTCCTTCATCTGTACAATTGTTCCACACACTAACTGCTGTGATATCTGACATCACTACGGCTTTGTGATCATAAGGATCCCTCTCAGGTCAGCATCATTCGCTCTTATTTGGAACACGTTCTGATTGATTGGTTTGCTGCTGTATTCATTATTGGTGCGGCTCTGAGGGCGACAAAGTCTTTACATTTAAGaggatttaatttaataaaaaagtgGATTTGATGGTTTTCATGAAGAGCCTTTTTTTATGATCCTTATTGCTCTGTTTCAGAATCTATATAAGAGGGGAGAGTCTTATATTTGGTTCCCCACACTTCCACAGTAAGTTTGTGTCAGCTGCAAAAAATATTACTTTCAATGTCTTTGAAATTGCACGTCATTAGTCTACAGTTGTCAGGTCGTGGAGCAGCTCTATCCCGCTGTTCCTCTTACCAGAGGGAGGTGAGACCAATGGAAAACAAATGCACCTTGAAAAAACTCCACACTTCACaaagaaactcactggagatgagcaggtttcatttccaggatttattgaagcacgaagttaaacaaagtacaagaaagcaagaaaaagaagccctcccgggagtGTGTGCCTTGGAGCTGTGCAAAAGGAGATAAAGGAAGACCAGAAAAAGAGCGCATCCTCCCAACTTTACCACGACCTTttatagcccaatctcacacctcctcctgctgttaTCAGGAAAAGTGGGCATAGTAGCATGCTCCTCATGCAACAGTTCTATGACTTGGTCTCTGGGGCTCTCATGACAAATAGCTCTCCCAGGGGAAAATACCTCCCACCTGGGCACTAGCCCGCCCTTCTATCCATATTTTCTCATTACTTGAAACACTTTTGGGGCGGTCTTATCTCGATTCACACATTTACTCCCTCGCCTCATTAAGAGGCCCAGGTGCGAACTCAGCCCCCCTTTCCAAGGCACCCACTCCCCGCTGCTTGACCTCCCCTCGGGCAAGgctgtgtcaaaagtgcactgtgtacaaaggtgaaCCTCTAAAAAGGACCGGGTGCAGCACTCCTAGTGGAGAAAACCAGGCTGGGCAGAGTAGGCCTCAGTCCTTTTCCACCCATCTAtagcatgcagtgttccagtgtgtgagtgacaatataggtgacaaataatatataatgtgagcATTAATTtggagtgtgtgattaatatatgtaacaatacatgatataaaaatattgaaagtAAATACAGATGCCAACATGATAAAAATATCCCACACAGTATGAAAAtctttattaaaattaaaaggatTATAATAAAGTGGGACAGATGTTTGAGACCTGGATGTCTGTGTCACTGAGTCACCTGCATTCATAAAATGTTGTGTTTACCTTGTAATATCTGCTCTGTAGCCCTTAAATCTGTCCCTGACTGCACTTCCACAGATTACTGGGGCCGTGCACCCAAGACATTTCTCCACCTGCAAGACACTTCACTCTACCTGGACTGTGGACCAATCAGGAGTCACCTGGACTCACTACTCTGCTCCGTAGTCATCAGCACAAAGTTAACAGCACGGATTATTAAGCTTCCCTAAACTGTTGGCCCTGGCACCTTGGAAACATAGTTCAGTATGTTTTGGGGTTTCTTGTTTCAGAAGCACACATTCAAATCTGGATCCAGCTGTACCTGCACCGGTGGTGCCTAATAAAGTCCTCCAGTAAAGACATCTGTGTGATTCTGATGGATCACCTGCTGCAGACTCGACTTTAGCGGTCCAACACAATCAGAATCGGTACAAAGCACATAACATCCTTTCTCACAGCTGGATTACAAAGAAACCTAATGGGAACACTCaaagtaatgaaaaataaatccactccgtaaacaaactaaattaaactgaattaaaaacagcaaaaaagacTGAAACGTAACATTTTAGAGCAATCAAATTCCTTAAAGAAATAACCTTGatgtacagcaccagtcaaaggtttggacacaccttctcattcaatgcttttatttatttttgctacattgtaaattaatactgaagtcatccagattATGAAGGGACACATAAGGAGTCATGTGGCaaacttaaaactgttaaacacactaaaatatgttttagattttagattcttcagtCGGCACCTCCTGCTTCGATCACAGCTTTGCGCTCTTGGTTTTCTctcaggcctctttcccaccaacagggttctggtgccggtgcctttatttgaaccgttaggcaggTTTTCCAACgcagaagcactcggtgctcagccgaaaaacaggttcaactccggccctgCAAgatagctggtctggaaccaggaacgcgtgatgaaagtggcagaagggcgtgactctgccgtctcaacatccagttttctaccatattacatgtgtattacaggagaaaagcgattttcacggctgtgaattaggttgggctctaaggctgaacttgctgctttgtatcagttcatatcacagataaaaggacacaaagtgcgtacttgtcatcttgctctaatcactgtctgtgtttccctctgtgctgcacacagatgctgcagtagtttggtttggaccctaaaacgtatctgcagcacagaaaggagagcgtgttctcccacgtttgtgcgcttcggcttcgtgtccagacgaggacccgcccacactcatatgtaaaggagcggttcacagaaacgcggtgtgaacgcgggcccgttcttaagcgtttcgccggctCATTGGGAACAGCATGAGCACTGGCCAGGTCACCTGACACAGCACTcaatcaccctctttcttggtcaaatagcccttacagaGCCTGGAGGTATGTTTGGGGTAATTGTCCAGCTGGagaacaaatgatggtcccactaaggaCAAACCAGATGGATGGCATgtcactgcagaatgctgtggtagccatgctggttaggTGTGCCTTGGATTTGGAATAAATCGCCAACaatgtcaccagcaaagcacccccacaccatcacacttcctcctccatacttcatggtgggaactacacatgtaggaaccatccactCACCTTTTCCATGTCGTACGATGTCCAAGACAAATTTCCCTGTGGGGACAATAAAgtatatttgatttgatttggtaCAAAGATACaatggtgtttggaaccaaaaatctcaaatttgaactcagaccaaaggacagattccCACTGGTctgatgtccattccttgtgttccttggcccgaGCCCTTCTCTTCCTCTGGTTGTTCTTCCTCAGatgtggcttctttgcagcaattccaccataaagtccagattcatggAGTCTTCTCTGAATAATGGATGCTGAGATGTGtatgctacttgaactctgtgaagcatttaggtgggctcttatctggggtgctgttaacatgcagtttctgaggctggaaactctgatgaactgatcCTGTTACACAAGGAACTCTTGGGCTTCCTTTCCTGTCCTGATGGgcgccagtttcatcataatgtttgaCGGTCTTTGCGACTGCCCTTGAAgacactttcaaagttcttgtaATCTTTCAGAtcgactgaccttcatttcctaaagcaggggtattcaactacatttttctacgggccaaattgtcatgagGCTATTTGCCAGTGGGCCACATATTTCTCGGGACACTTACTCTTGTGCGTACTTATCGGTCCAGTTGTCGTTAAATTTTCTATTGTCCATCTTACGTCTCTTCTCTTTTGAATGCGACATGTTTTCATCAGAAACTGTTGTCTGGCCTCCAgccaactcctcagcaaggaaagtagctattggatgtcctaaaagtcgctatatgacatcatcacctaatttgcataatttacggttatttgcatgtagttgcaattgaggctgtaggagagaggaatatcatctttggagagacaaaaagtgaagaaaaaatatgtttagaactactagggctggggaatatggaccaaaataatatctcgatattttttacctgaatggtgatatatgaaatatatcttgatatttttttcttcccaaaggtataaacaaaaaggcacctctgagtcaaagctacatgtcccaaatgtcacacagacacttttattaacattcagctgtagatgtacaggagaaattgctcaaaattaaaccactggcatatttaattaataatgctccccaaataaattaatgctttttttcctccataacaaaagactcacagctgtgctattaaaatgtacacagaaaagatacagagtgAAAATAGCAAAAgactgactgattctttaaaagccagtctgcagtgaagtagacttcaccaaagtgcttcctcctgtgtaagataacaaacatataaacagactgaatgaacaaacttccatccttcagtcagcaggatttgtaaatccatagacatatgctGACGTATCACAGAAACACTCTGACCCGCTCAATGCGGATAACAAAAAGCTCTCCAAAAGTCGGCGACATCACCGAGAAAACTCACTAAATTTGACGCTAGTTGCTTTTAGGAAAAACTTGCtagggggggtctgaaaagccgctagCTCTAGTGACAAAGTcgccaagttggcaacactgatgaAATgccgttcttcttcttctttctcttcttgagTTTAATGGCGGTTGGTAATCTATGGTGCGTTACCCCCACCACCTTTAAGGAGTGTGAACTACATGCGGTGCTTACAGTTTAGtcacagcttcttttaaaatttttatttaatagaagTAAATGGGCAGTGGGCCGGTCTAAAATGACTGATGGGCCGGTTTTAGCTCTTGGGCCgccagttgaatacccctgtcctaaagtaatgatggactgtcatttttctttattcagttgagtagttcttgccataatatggattagaacattactcaaaaaGGGCTTTTCAATGTATaacaactctacctcttcacaacacaactgatggtctcaaacacattaagaaggCAAGAACTCTTGATGAGGCACAGCTGTTAGCTGAAAGCTATTCCAGGTGAATGCCTCATAAAACTGACTGAGAAagatgccaagatgtgcaaagctgtcatctagtGGTGCCTACTGTGAGgagtctaaaatataaaacacattctggtttgtttaacacttttttgtttaccaaataattccatatgtatttcttcattatTGGGATGACTTTAatatctacaatgcagacactttttaaataatgaaaaaacactaaattgaaaaaaaggtgtctccaaacttttgactggtactgtagattTCTATACTTGCAGCTTCCTAAATGTAAAATCCAAGTGTGACATtatctttacaggagattccatcggaATTCTGTGGATCTCAAAGATTTTAAGTTTGACCCCAAGAGGAGGTTTCTGACTCTGCAGACTCcttgtgatccaatgatgggaatgatttcaggcctgcatgatcacgctgatgtttgtacagagcagataatgaaatgaatatttttgcacattggtgacagtgaaacagtttccttgcagcgtgggatcgttGGTGTTTGGAGTACGAActgagattcctgaagctctttcCACATTGGTcgcagctgtagttcccttcaaCATGTGTATGTTCATGGAGGTTACGACTACTTGAATGTGAGAAGCTTttctcacagtgtctgcacttgtatggcttctctcctgtgtggacccGTTTATGTCCTTTAAGCTGACCTGCAGTggtgaaggatgacccacactggccacagaggtgctttttaatcCCACTGTGGAAGAGCTCATgttgttttaattcacttgaTGTGGGGAAGCTGCTCCCACATTCTAtgcagtacttcagtttgtgttcagtgtgtctgcGTTGATGGGTTTTTAGGTTCCTTCGatgactgaaagttttcccacagtGGTCACAGCaaaacgctttcccaccaccacagtgaggacagggctgagaactggatccatctgtgtggctctgcttctgaacaaagacacaaagacagtgtaaatATGGGAATTCCTTCAACACTTTTATCCTGTACATCTCCTGTAAATTATTGAAGTCATACAAAATTTAACCTTCGACCAGTTCTCAGAGTACATGGAATGAGTGtaaattttccatccatccatccatccatccatccatccatccatcctcttccacttatcctgttcagggtcacaggggggctggagcctatcccattTTGTACTTTTTAGTTCACATAAGCttttcatctttgttttaactttttacGTGCAGAAGATAACCACGTTAATGAGCGTACTTATTCCTGTTTTCACTCCTCCTTAAAAGCTCAGAATCACTGTTTAGTTCAGCTAAAGCCAAAATGTCTAAAAGAGCCTTTGGTCAAAAAGATCTGCAGTCATGGTAAAAGAAGGGTCACTGTCAGTCCTAAGATTTTACACATCTGGTCCttatcacattttaaaatgatttaaatacaacctcagatgaacaacagtacatgacatattacactgtgtctTTATCCATTTACCAAaatgcagtgtgtgaaaaactaagtccgCCTCATGATTCAGGAGCTTGTAGAACCTCCTTGAGCAGCAAAAACTTGAAGTAACCTTTTTATGTGTGACTGTATCGGTCTATTTCATGGCTGTGGAGGAAATCTGTCCCACTCTCCTTCACAGCGTAGCTTCagctcattgaggtttgcagcattcatttatgctcagctctctgaaggtcccaccacagcattcacTCGAAGTCTGtcatactttggtatacagaggaagTCATACTTAAAAATGTGGCTCATTATGAGCCATGCTCGTGGATCTACAATTCATCACCCCTAACTCAATAAAAGCTCAAATctaaaataataacacaatacaaacatccatccattcattttcacttATCCAAGGTCGGGTCGCAGGACCACAGCCTGAGCAgtgaaacccagacctccctctaactcagcctcctcctccaccttacCCCTGATTCAGACTTCGGTGCTGGATCTTTGTAGAGCTATTCAATTTCATTTGTATAGCactaaattacaacaaacagttgcctcaaggcactttatattgtgaggtaaagactagggatggcacgatatcacttttttatgtcctataccgatattttacatttaaacatcTGCTGATACCTAAGGAAGCCGAGAGCGGCCATGGTACGTATAAACTTTGTTCTGATggttttctcgagataacgagTTAATTTACCGATGGTTTTTTCGAAATCACGAGAGGATTATCTTTTCTTTAATGCTCATGATCAGTTTCTCAGTGTTCTTAAAACCTTTACAAGAACGGACTCGGACTGGTGTGACAGGCATTTGAAGAAAGGAATTTGAAGAAAGGAATCAGGTTTAACACACACCAATCATCCCGTAACAAAGTTCGTTTTCTCGAGATAATGAGTTATTTATCTCGTTATCGCGAGAAAACGATTACCGTTTTCTCGAGATAACAATTACcgttttctcgagataacgagTTATTTATCTCGTGATCACGAGATAACGATTACCGTTTTCTCGAGATAACAATTACcgttttctcgagataacgagttattt from Archocentrus centrarchus isolate MPI-CPG fArcCen1 chromosome 20, fArcCen1, whole genome shotgun sequence encodes the following:
- the LOC115799135 gene encoding zinc finger protein 184-like, with protein sequence MSSTQQDQHGPRSQRSQEPHRGKGAKEYRCHQCGKHFTRSRNLKRHHLIHTGDRPYRCELCGNSFNQQESLKKHQRIHSGVKPYSCDQCGKAFTHKSTLQRHHVGHSGIKAYSCDICGKTFSLLGTLNRHLRLHTGYNVYCCDQCGKRFTTDGLLKLHKFTHTDEKPYKCELCDKVFKAPQYLKRHQEIHSINKPYKCSYCEKQSHTDGSSSQPCPHCGGGKAFCCDHCGKTFSHRRNLKTHQRRHTEHKLKYCIECGSSFPTSSELKQHELFHSGIKKHLCGQCGSSFTTAGQLKGHKRVHTGEKPYKCRHCEKSFSHSSSRNLHEHTHVEGNYSCDQCGKSFRNLSSYSKHQRSHAARKLFHCHQCAKIFISLSALYKHQRDHAGLKSFPSLDHKESAESETSSWGQT